The Theileria parva strain Muguga chromosome 1, complete sequence, whole genome shotgun sequence DNA window TAAACACATTAGGAACCCTTTTAGTCTGCATTTTGTACTATAGAATAGTGTAATACTAAGGTTTTAtagaaaaataatgttttgataaaaaatagaGAATTATTGAGTGTatgaaaatatattacacatttctgaataaataaaaagaatTAGAAAACTAATTTggtatattaaaaaaatattataaatcaatttttaatataatttaaaacaatttagAAGGTTAAAAAACTCTCAAATTATTTCACGTCATTGGATTCCAccactaattttataaattttttaacaaatcattaaatatgaagttaaatcatttgtttaactaaaattaaaagaattTTTGGCATTAATTCcccaaatttttaataattaatagaatTAATGAGATGAACACATTTTGAATCATCGaaccaaatttattaaataattccaatatataatataaattcatgtatataattaactgtaatatatataactaaattaataaagtgtgtaaaaatgtgtaaatataatgaataaaataacgCTTGCaaagtttatatttactGGTAGTAAAGTAAGTGACGAGCGTGAGGATATTTATGATATTCTAAAATCAGTTGATGGCAGTGGAAATGTACAGTATAAAGTACAGGAATTACACCAATGTCATCCATCTGTTGACTTTCATGATCTGGAAATTCCCATTAGTGACATAGATAATGAAGAATTTGAGTCTCAAACCACCAATAGCACAGTGGATAACATCTCTGTGGTTACAAATCACCACTTTCCTGAGAGTGGAGAGTATAATTCACAAGTTACTAAAGACAGTGGCAGTGTTAACTTTATAATTGAGGATGGACCTGATGAATATCAAAGGAATAACTGTATATTTAACCCAATCGGTTGTATGTTCAGCAGTAAATGTTTTAACCTTATTCCAACGAACACAAGCGACCAAAgcaatttaatttattcaagtTATATGCCTTTAAACGAATTTGGCTCAGAATTCACTAATAAAACTGAGAAGTTCATTAAGAGTTTTGTAGCAGGCTTGAACCTTGTTTTGATGCTATTTGCCATGTTCTTACctctatttttacatttattcTGCCAATTTAGGCTGTATAATTATCTATGGGATATAAAATCCGGTCCTAAATCTAACAAAATGATTACTAATAAGGAAAGTGGAGATAGTATTCTAAAGCACTTGGCCCAGTTTGAAAACTTTTTCTTTTTTGGAGTTTTAGTTTACTCTGGAATTCAGCTGATTGGGTTCCTAATGACTCATTTCCAATACAAATTATGCCTTGAAAACTTGTGTCTCACGTCCATTGAGGATTCAAGAAGTTTGTTGGAAGAGTTAAGGGATGAAGCATTTGAGAGGCTGAAACAGATTTATTCCAGTAACAAAATGCTggaaaaatcaaattttaaaaacagtAAGATGAGATTGATTAAGGATTTTAGTGAAGTGTCTGGCCAGTTTAACGAGTCAAAGCTAGAATACGTCTGGAGGAAAATGAAAGGTCTGAAAatcaaaatatttttcCTTAAGATTTGGGCTCCTTTTgtcataaatttaattttatcgGCTTTGCTTTGTTTTAACCTCTACTACAGAAGGATGAGAATGAACAAGAGGGTGCCCCTAGGACATGCCAAAATAGTCTCAGACTTACAGTGGTACGCTGCTATTGAGTATGAAGGATTTTGGTGGATTTTTGCAGTGTTCGCACTTAACATCGCAACTTGGATGTGCTTGTGTTGGATTAATAGAAGTGACAGTTTCTTCAAGGCCCTGGGCAATGCCGAAGaactaattaacaaaattgtaaaaGACCTTACAAAACAAGTTTCAAGGCAAATTTGGAACAGGGAAATgatgtatattttaaacaaatcgTTCAGACATGAATCTGAATATTGGCCTAAATATCAAAAGGTTTCAAGcgaaattaatataaacttaaatgAAACAAAAAGTTATCCACATATTTGTAAACACATGCTCAATGAAATTActtaaatcaaattttaaagttaatattttacccGAATTTCAAGTTGCTAAcaaattttgtttaattaaGTCTTGGAGTAACTTTTCCTCTGGAATCTACAAGTCGTTGATA harbors:
- a CDS encoding putative integral membrane protein, with translation MNKITLAKFIFTGSKVSDEREDIYDILKSVDGSGNVQYKVQELHQCHPSVDFHDLEIPISDIDNEEFESQTTNSTVDNISVVTNHHFPESGEYNSQVTKDSGSVNFIIEDGPDEYQRNNCIFNPIGCMFSSKCFNLIPTNTSDQSNLIYSSYMPLNEFGSEFTNKTEKFIKSFVAGLNLVLMLFAMFLPLFLHLFCQFRLYNYLWDIKSGPKSNKMITNKESGDSILKHLAQFENFFFFGVLVYSGIQLIGFLMTHFQYKLCLENLCLTSIEDSRSLLEELRDEAFERLKQIYSSNKMLEKSNFKNSKMRLIKDFSEVSGQFNESKLEYVWRKMKGLKIKIFFLKIWAPFVINLILSALLCFNLYYRRMRMNKRVPLGHAKIVSDLQWYAAIEYEGFWWIFAVFALNIATWMCLCWINRSDSFFKALGNAEELINKIVKDLTKQVSRQIWNREMIHESEYWPKYQKVSSEININLNETKSYPHICKHMLNEIT